From a region of the Besnoitia besnoiti strain Bb-Ger1 chromosome I, whole genome shotgun sequence genome:
- a CDS encoding hypothetical protein (encoded by transcript BESB_009050), with product MALRTFVRASPAGGYPVSSRLCATRGLCAAVSHRRGGGRSCKTGASQPKDARTAQPLRPSEPLENKTRYVTNTFSCAAAEDESDFSSSLDSRSFYPRAWLGGPQTEPVRVIPTAAAPRAPSASVHSSVSASILSLVDNPSLTEAPDLSHTALPLRYPTPWRTHQPPHAAQHGTSAGEQPSPNDATSRVDAYEEIPTTDSGVSSQAMSTFPTAASDGPSGRPPSADTAGQGLAAASANALKGRGVYSASEDRTCAAGKQPEGRFASLAAEELSDEYREEEHFPVTAVSQTESLQVRRDGAPLYAELYAQRLAVTPLTSSEENAVLKAWTELFEEKALCAHLQKVWGIPLFFLRHPALQREALSYLKTELESLASRDPNSEPSAGDRRNDNEFTLDTGAAETAAREPETARPPLRRQQSFYFEHEDAIPGLHAANARRGGRPPMMIAAEDCLTDSCSGEDEPHSLRDRQLRFLLQQLRLVASGGVPALETTPRTTVAERCGTPNTQRPSDGHTLSDRPGVCGETYKLVRAKGRKKRTRFF from the coding sequence ATGGCGCTGCGGACCTTCGtacgcgcgtcgcccgccggtGGCTATCCGGTGTCGTCGCGGCTGTGCGCCACTCGCGGGCTTTGCGCTGCGGTATCTcaccgacgaggaggaggacgcagctGTAAAACAGGCGCGAGTCAACCGAAGGAtgcgcggacggcgcagccGTTGCGCCCTTCTGAGCCTCTGGAGAACAAAACGCGATACGTCACGAACACCTtctcctgcgcagcagcggaagacgaaTCTGACTTCTCCTCCAGTTTGGATTCGCGGTCCTTTTATCCACGAGCTTGGCTGGGAGGGCCTCAAACGGAGCCCGTCCGAGTGATTCCCACGGCTGCTGCTCCTCGtgctccctctgcgtctgtccattcttctgtctctgcttcaATCTTGAGTCTTGTAGATAACCCATCACTGACCGAGGCGCCGGACCTTTCCCACACTGCCCTTCCGTTGAGATACCCGACTCCATGGCGCACTCACCAGCCTCCTCATGCCGCGCAGCATGGTACTTCTGCAGGGGAACAGCCTTCGCCGAACGACGCTACCTCGAGAGTAGACGCCTACGAAGAAATCCCCACAACAGACTCGGGTGTCTCTTCACAGGCAATGTCCACGTTTCCGACGGCTGCTTCCGATGGACCCAGCGGGaggccgccttccgcggacACCGCTGGACAGGGACTTGCCGCAGCTTCCGCGAATGCGTTGAAAGGACGAGGGGTATATTCTGCGTCTGAGGACAGGACGTGCGCTGCAGGGAAGCAGCCGGAAGGACGCTTCGCGTCTTTGGCGGCAGAGGAACTCTCTGACGAATACAGGGAAGAGGAACACTTTCCTGTCACAGCCGTCAGTCAGACTGAGAGTTTGCAGGTGCGGCGGGACGGCGCACCTCTGTATGCGGAGCTGTACGCACAGCGGCTGGCTGTGACGCCGCTGACGAGCTCTGAAGAAAACGCTGTTCTTAAAGCGTGGACAGAGCTATTCGAAGAGAAAGCTCTTTGCGCGCATCTTCAGAAGGTTTGGGGAATTCCCCTGTTCTTCCTCCGGCATCCGGCGCTTCAGCGCGAAGCGCTTTCGTACCTCAAGACAGAGCTCGAGAGCCTCGCTTCACGAGACCCCAATTCGGAGCCGTCTGCTGGAGACCGGAGGAACGACAACGAGTTCACGCTGGACacaggagctgcagagacagccgcgcgcgagccggaGACAGCCCGCCCTCCCCTTCGCAGGCAGCAGTCGTTCTACTTTGAACATGAGGATGCAATCCCTGGTTTACACGCGGCCAACGCTCGGAGGGGCGGGCGCCCGCCGATGATGATCGCTGCGGAAGACTGTCTGACGGATTCTTGCAGCGGCGAAGATGAGCCACACAGCCTTCGTGATCGCCAgctccgctttcttcttcagcaaCTCCGTCTCGTAGCGTCCGGCGGAGTGCCTGCGCTCGAAACAACTCCCAGGACCACAGTGGCCGAGCGGTGTGGCACCCCCAACACTCAGCGGCCTTCCGACGGTCACACGCTCTCGGACCGGCCGGGGGTGTGCGGAGAAACGTACAAACTGGTGCGTGCGAAGGGAAGGAAAAAGCGAACCCGATTCTTTTAG
- a CDS encoding brix domain-containing protein (encoded by transcript BESB_009060), whose translation MAGKKGANLALGRVAKTRKGRRILKARGPQLHEPTKRLLLMKGNKASMSIQNILSDLRDLKKPDAVYLHSRNQKDFHPFEDISSGQYLCEKNECGTFCLGSSSKKRPNRLVFGRMFANELLDMYEFQVVHYMSASSFAGVEKPRLGSRPLVLVQGAAFESTEVLKGLRNLMADIFRGTASHSGGGPTSASAKLFLKGVDRVVAITALETDGAESRLSQKRHLEAGGSTQTIEGAANAAVAATLLSAEGAAQAGSDSPAAGKPLICLRQYRVVMHRGDVGSKTPRIELVEVGPQIDMMLDRHRTADPSRWKRAIRTREPKKQEEDAATAPKAEKSKKRKNVRTTATGDVVGRVFVEKPDWKAIDAQKNVLLIKHNRKRQKLAAAEAKNTAEDA comes from the exons ATGGCGGGCAAGAAGGGCGCGAATTTGGCGTTGGGTCGCGTGGCCAAAACGCGCAAGGGGAGGCGAATTTTGAAGGCTCGGGGTCCTCAGCTGCACGAGCCCACGAAGCGTCTTCTGCTGATGAAAGGCAACAAGGCGAGCATGAGCATTCAGAACATTCTGTCGGATCTGCGGGATCTGAAAAAGCCTGACGCGGTGTACCTCCACTCCCGCAACCAGAAGGACTTCCATCCGTTCGAAGACATCTCCTCTGGGCAATACTTGTGCGAGAAGAACGAGTGCGGGACGTTTTGTCTGGGTTCTAGCTCGAAGAAGCGCCCGAATCGCCTCGTCTTTGGCCGCATGTTCGCCAACGAACTGCTGGACATGTACGAATTCCAAGTCGTGCACTATatgagcgcctcctcgtttGCCGGCGTagagaagccgcggctcGGCAGCAGACCGCTAGTCCTTGTGCAGGGTGCAGCGTTCGAGTCCACCGAAGTTCTCAAAGGCCTCCGCAACCTCATGGCGGACATCTTTCGCGGGACAGCGAGCcacagcggaggcggcccgACGAGCGCGTCAGCCAAGCTTTTTCTCAAGGGCGTCGACCGCGTGGTCGCCATCACGGCGTTGGAAAccgacggcgcagagtcCCGCCTGAGTCAGAAACGCCACCTGGAGGCTGGCGGCTCCACGCAGACGAttgaaggcgccgcgaacgccgcggtcgccgccacgctcctctctgcagagggcgccgcgcaggcaggaagcgactcgcctgccgccggaAAACCTCTCATCTGCCTTCGTCAGTACCGCGTCGTCATGCACCGCGGCGACGTCGGCAGCAAAACTCCGCGAATCGAGCTCGTTGAAGTCGGTCCGCAAATCGACATGAT GTTGGATCGCCACCGCACTGCGGACCCGAGCCGGTGGAAGCGCGCAATCCGGACGCGCGAGCCTAagaagcaggaggaagaTGCTGCAACCGCGCCGAAAGCTGAGAAGAgcaagaagcggaagaacgTCAGGACGACAGCCACTGGAGACGTTGTCGGCCGCGTGTTCGTTGAGAAACCTGACTGGAAAGCGATTGACGCACAGAAGAATGTGCTGCTCATCAAACACAACAGAAAGCGACAaaagctcgccgcggcggaagcgaagaacACAGCCGAAGACGCGTGA
- a CDS encoding hypothetical protein (encoded by transcript BESB_009070) translates to MVAPSAEEASDALVAGSGAERPASSAEKRPDGEPARHTHEENVGADAGSSTREEGRPQTKGRPVCCVRDDTGAGQQAESTSADDHLTPSDGDSERPSGADAETGTSDPARTEKTDEKVDRATAGEGAGLETGRESGKTKLQTRQQDTGRKPGHSRLHFEETSHTHALELGTDCVWDFVSEGYVHLVLQKRCQEKAARLKKAELEASPEGPEAADGGQESLVCRACQELHSDGVTAGDGAEKPPRLAADAEPEKRTRTCALCGAVVALKENGDAQTAAATENGPHAGEGAGRPGPRDSDMGLPTSPPAETPSPLSPVSCKSGRELGSCSATHDRGIPGASWKKVSGWVLEFNQMLAASLDSQRDYYENRLHRMAQLYAPPLAECRDAVVTAQQTVAELQAQVSREEEALAAIEAEAKALAQEADRLTAQHTTLQKLHAQLEEQASEARQRQDEEKRKVAERIQERLAEIEDLKQQIRDVCFHVQASAQLSAVPDAKDSYMLLGQRASSGSSRGGRAHAQRDAAGPGGSGGGPGGSSGGPGGSGGGPGGGRRGERRRGGGKR, encoded by the exons ATGGTCGCGCCTTCagccgaggaggcgtcgGATGCACTTGTGGCGGGTTCTGGCGCCGAGAGGCCTGCGAGCTCCGCGGAAAAGAGACCGGACGGAGAGCCCGCGCGGCACACGCACGAAGAAAACGTGGGCGCGGATGCCGGCAGCTCcacgagggaggagggaagGCCTCAGACGAAAGGAAGACCTGTGTGCTGTGTGAGAGACGATACAGGCGCCGGGCAACAAGCGGAGAGCACTTCTGCTGACGACCACCTGACACCTTCCGATGGAGACTCCGAGCGCCCCTCTggagccgacgcggagacagggacGAGCGATCCCGCGAGAACAGAGAAGACCGATGAGAAAGTAGACAGGGCGACTGCGGGAGAAGGTGCCGGCTTGGAGACCGGAAGGGAATCTGGCAAGACGAAGCTTCAGACTCGGCAGCAGGACACAGGGCGCAAACCAGGGCACTCTCGACTGCACTTTGAAGAAACGTCTCACACGCACGCTTTAGAG CTGGGGACGGACTGCGTGTGGGACTTTGTGAGCGAGGGGTACGTACACCtcgtgctgcagaagcgctgccaggagaaggcggcgcggctgaagaaggcggagctcgaggcgaGCCCAGAGGGacccgaggcggcggacggcggccaGGAGTCTCTCGTGTGCCGGGCGTGCCAAGAACTGCACAGCGACGGGGTCAcagccggcgacggcgccgagaagcccccgcgcctcgccgcagacgctgaACCGGAGAAACGCACGCGCACATGCGCACTGTGTGGAGCTGTTGTCGCCCTGAAGGAGAACG gcgacgcgcagactgcagcggcgacggagaacgGACCtcacgcgggcgagggcgccggccgACCGGGCCCTCGGGACAGTGACATGGGCCTGccgacgtcgccgccggctgagaccccttcgcccctctcgcccgtctcctgcaagagcggccgcgagttgggctcctgcagcgcgacaCATGACCGCGGAATTCCCGGCGCCAGCTGGAAGAAAGTCAGCGGCTGGGTGCTTGAATTCAACCAAatgctcgcggcgtcgctggacAGCCAGCGAGACTACTACGAGAACCGGCTACACCGCATGGCGCAGCTGtacgcgccgcctctcgcc GAGTGCCGCGACGCAGTTGtgacggcgcagcagaccgTGGCAGAGCTCCAGGCGCAGGTGTcaagggaagaagaagccctCGCCGCA ATAGAAGCCGAAGCGAAGGCCCTGGCGCAGGAGGCTGACCGCCTGACGGCGCAGCACACGACGCTCCAGAAGCTGCATGCACAGCTCGAGGAACaggccagcgaggcgcggcagagacaagACGAGGAAAA ACGGAAGGTGGCGGAGAGGATTcaggagcgcctcgcggagatTGAAGACCTTAAACAGCAG ATTCGAGATGTCTGTTTCCACGTCCAGGCCTCGGCGCAACTCTCAGCTGTGCCCGACGCTAAG GACTCGTACATGCTTCTCGGTCAGCGCGCGTCATCTGGCTCTtcacgcggaggccgcgcgcatgcgcagagggACGCTGCCGGCCCCGGCGGGTCTGGTGGCGGCCCCGGCGGGTCTAGTGGCGGCCCCGGCGGGTCTGGTGGCggccccggcggcggccgacgaggcgagagacgaaggggCGGAGGGAAACGCTGA
- a CDS encoding hypothetical protein (encoded by transcript BESB_009080): MEACTSPCVSDSAVAPDHRSAISLPHSQSCCDATFFSIFFSTPAGTPPLTGLGASSLPLSGGIFKPHSNPSPSLSPTVSPFPPNCQGVCTATSSPGPPPPAAPSFAASLLTRDVSFWCGNPAIERLSGTLRYFLTPSQATAERLLRNLPASVAPSHAFLSVGAATTAAESREPATGDFSPSCRPSAPSRDGSAGLGPSGLAQKQKCICCGCDVWQWLREECVLVAPRVPSYISPAEFCDFLAPYNRRMLQAKVLHGPTTAEYLILLHCSRLTAIEAIAAFNGVPLFDGDTAVCELRIVKEISLDPSSPPSKKNAAESAKTTTPAFPPRSTPPVPCVPRGQLSGSQSSALALLSPRLAASPPGSDTGKELLRTPRPSESQPALLDALGEAPRAASARKKNSPRSVRAAGDGPGGEGAGELPAGRDGTSIAAPLEPSPLLRPVEEPADPLVGAGGGNSGKASLGDREGSHPPQSAWPQEPCGALQFLLQRRQEDTQQQEFCAVCLERVQIPLTPSSPALAATASPQPVAALPTKDAREEETQRNQAAAGAPASAPSVACSALSLAETAGGDGGRSKSPAALWGLPWH; encoded by the coding sequence ATGGAAGCGTGCACCTCTCCGTGCGTTTCTGACTCTGCTGTTGCGCCCGACCATCGGTCTGCCATCTCGCTACCGCATAGCCAGTCATGTTGTGATGCGACGTTCTTTTCCATTTTCTTCTCGACCCCAGCGGGAACGCCTCCTCTCACGGGGTtaggcgcgtcgtctcttccACTCTCGGGAGGCATCTTCAAGCCCCATTCCAatccgtcgccctctctttctccaACAGTTTCCCCGTTTCCCCCCAATTGCCAGGGTGTGTGTACAGCAACCTCCAGCCCGGgacctcctccgccggctgcgccgtcCTTCGCAGCTTCCCTGCTCACGCGAGACGTTTCCTTTTGGTGCGGCAATCCGGCAATCGAACGTCTGAGCGGAACTCTCCGGTATTTTCTAACTCCTTCGCAAGCAACTGCCGAGCGGTTGCTGCGGAATTTGCCGGCCTCGGTGGCTCCCTCTCACGCATTTCTTAGCGTAGGTGCGGCCACGACGGCCGCAGAAAGTCGAGAGCCCGCGACTGGAGATTTTTCGCCGTCCTGTCGCCCTTCAGCTCCTTCCCGTGACGGCTCCGCTGGACTGGGGCCGTCTGGCCTTGCCCAGAAACAGAAATGTATTTGTTGCGGCTGCGATGTGTGGCAGTGGCTGCGCGAGGAGTGCGTGTTGGTCGCTCCTCGCGTGCCCAGCTATATTTCCCCGGCGGAGTTCTGTGACTTCCTTGCGCCTTACAACCGCCGGATGCTGCAGGCGAAAGTTTTGCACGGCCCGACAACGGCGGAGTACCTTATCTTGCTCCACTGCAGCCGCCTTACAGCGATTGAAGCGATCGCCGCTTTCAACGGTGTCCCTCTCTTCGACGGCGATACGGCCGTCTGCGAGTTGAGGATTGTGAAGGAGATCTCGCTCGacccctcgtcgcctccctcgaaAAAGAATGCAGCTGAGAGCGCCAAGACAACAACTCCGGCGTTCCCGCCGCGGTCGACACCCCCCGTCCCCTGCGTGCCACGAGGCCAGCTGTCAGGCAGCCAGTCCagcgcgctggcgctcctcTCACCGCGACTCGCAGCTTCCCCGCCGGGCTCTGACACAGGAAaagagctgctgcgcacgcccCGTCCATCTGAATCGCAACCCGCCCTGCTGGATGCCCTGGGCGAGGCCCCGCGAGCAGCGAGTGCGCGGAAAAAGAACTCTCCGCGGTCGGTtcgcgcagccggcgacggccctggcggcgaaggcgcgggagagctTCCTGCGGGTCGGGACGGCACGTCCAttgccgcgcctctcgagccCTCTCCTTTGCTTCGCCCCGTCGAGGAGCCCGCTGATCCCCTTGtaggcgcaggaggcggaaaCAGCGGCAAGGCGTCTCTTGGGGACAGGGAGGGGTCGCACCCTCCGCAGAGTGCCTGGCCGCAAGAGCCGTGTGGGGCTCTGCAGTTCCTCCTCCAGCGGAGGCAAGAagacacgcagcagcaggaatTCTGCGCCGTCTGTCTCGAGCGCGTGCAGATTCCCCTGaccccgtcgtcgcctgcgctggcggccaccgcgtctcctcagcctgtcgcggcgctgcccacCAAGGATgcacgcgaagaggagacacagcGGAACCAGGCGGCTGCCGGAGCGCCCGCATCCGCGCCGTCGGTGGCCTGCTCGGCGCTCAGCCTCGCAGAGACCGCGGGGGGGGATGGGGGGCGGTCCaagtcgccggcggcgctttGGGGACTTCCGTGGCATtag
- a CDS encoding hypothetical protein (encoded by transcript BESB_009090): MPGSRGKPPSPSRGGRAAGATKEREVTGAARQSLRDPSSLCEIYVTAFSALKDHLQSVGDQELNDLFSFVARQSSSSQLPSASCFPSGAGTPPAPTAASRGGDQTSCFPRDPSCEIRKPGDGAVDGASRRKPSQGRSAQPTPDHGHAESAASGMADGASLTGELLDDFSTTTTTCGHESSRPARVSTSSSWSSTSPLAAANFFVPADSASSAPFCPSSGGSLSPDCSPINMAVADPLPSLLEQASPSAEKKSSKQPRQMASPASARRSGESPRSWAQRESADSWAVQRRQKKSAADQVADGERSASPTTLRASPRLSPVKVKPETAPTPRRARTPTRSSPRLQRRHPSPPPASDSEVVDDAAVGTRKRVPKQKKAAHSSSKTKCLRKMSHRSSRRSSVAEEGSQAADEDAQMEAGGERPNRGPKAAVKASEEFASVSSDSRRESNDVFCGFSPKKETPLSVSKQRRKGKRAKVTRKQNQASAQAMRTDSADAAGGCDAYFSLAVSPVSASGAKRERDAEDESVPPSFKRKKMQPKEELDDDSVGRQETDGPDSAMSVSRSTSKRDPESLSSEEAAPEPDFRDATAVAQPEDDRDLAALNFGKPVTSLSRTRTSASDGDGAKSRMLTSDMTSNQAADWMTDEAHEDGDMSEVSRLKSKWLHEATDKARRMLSTASTVSGGGASNPALCLMVPDAPHSPEMDTGAFCSPALSSSAGHVGSPTFFRHKVLRPTPDVEEAPEFDLGLFMVRTAALSKHADDVVPCLADEELMEFSVVPRKYISPPAAERPAQSLQERFLHMKLLAHIPKVDGTYQVGLDMKEASWYMPKHPETGMVKSSSKEAAMKKLLEQQDKWNPFSVFGSSLPCVELDDVFDYEVYSTTAPSARVSHPLFRRLAQFYEFKDLWKTVTPAEWDKVRSSFKTHWKKQYKLDLDWRNDPVTVDEFMWMLEANGQTEDKTETVFNAEVCFCVTPNPSENFAWNDPRCHKYQVPRPSMSHLLHERLNDENVAPNAQEATTSALQQACEVKRRSVDAANLRRLSVGPFESGSSRRLSVTGAFSPNCTKSRKDVLPWHHPSKQALFPTH, translated from the exons ATGCCAGGTTCTCGGGGGAAACCCCCGTCCCCGTCCCGCGGTGGTCGGGCGGCCGGTGCGACCAAAGAACGGGAAGTAACGGGTGCCGCCCGACAGAGTCTTCGGGATCCAAGCAGCCTCTGTGAAATTTACGTGaccgccttctctgctttgAAAGATCACCTTCAATCTGTCGGCGACCAGGAACTGAACGATTTATTTTCCTTTGTTGCGCGGCAGTCATCCTCCAGTCAGCTGCCCTCTGCGTCATGCTTccccagcggcgcagggacTCCCCCAGCGCCAactgcagcgtctcgcggTGGGGATCAGACCAGTTGCTTTCCTCGGGATCCTTCCTGTGAAATCAGGAAGCCTGGAGATGGGGCGGTTGACGGCGCAAGTCGAAGGAAGCCCTCCCAAGGCCGGTCGGCGCAGCCAACACCCGACCACGGCCACGCAGAGTCCGCAGCGTCGGGCATGGCAGACGGCGCTTCTTTGACTGGCGAACTGCTAGATGACTTCTCAACAACGACAACGACCTGTGGGCACGAGTCATCACGCCCCGCTAGGGTGTCTACGTCTTCATCTTGGTCGTCTACGTCCCCGTTGGCCGCGGCCAACTTCTTCGTTCCCGCGGACAgtgcgtcttcggcgccgtTCTGTCCCTCCTCCGGGGGGTCTCTCTCCCCCGACTGCTCACCAATCAATATGGCGGTCGCCGATCCGTTGCCTTCGCTCTTGGAGCAAGCGTCGCCGAGTGCCGAAAAAAAGTCGTCAAAGCAGCCCAGGCAAATGgcttcgcccgcgtcggcTCGCAGATCCGGAGAAAGTCCGCGGTCCTGGGCGCAGAGGGAGTCTGCTGATTCGTGGGCAGTGCAAAGGCGCCAGAAGAAGTCGGCCGCAGACCAGgtcgcagacggcgagaggtccgcgtcgccgacgacactgcgcgcctctcctcggctTTCCCCTGTCAAGGTCAAACCTGAAACAGCTCCCACTCCTCGGCGTGCCCGCACGCCTACGCGATCGAGTCCTcgtctccagcggcgccaTCCCTCGCCTCCACCTGCGTCAGACTCCGAGGTGGTCGATGACGCCGCTGTTGGTACGCGGAAGAGGGTCCcgaaacaaaaaaaagcCGCGCATTCCAGCTCCAAAACCAAGTGCTTGAGAAAGATGTCTCACCGGAGCTCCCGCCGGAGTTCCGTTGCCGAGGAAGGCTCTCAGGCAGCGGATGAAGACGCGCAAATGGAAGCTGGAGGCGAACGCCCCAATCGGGGTCCCAAGGCCGCGGtcaaggcgagcgaggagttCGCGTCGGTCTCGTCTGACAGTCGTCGCGAGTCGAACGACGTGTTTTGCGGTTTCtcgccgaagaaggagactCCGCTGTCGGTTTcgaagcagaggcggaaaggaAAGAGAGCCAAGGTTACGAGGAAACAGAATCAGGCGTCCGCGCAGGCAATGCGAACTGACTCTGCGGACGCTGCAGGTGGCTGTGACGCCTACTTCTCTCTTGCggtgtctcctgtctccgcgtcgggtGCAAAGCGGGAGCGTGATGCGGAGGACGAGTCTGTGCCCCCCAGCTTCAAACGGAAGAAAATGCAGCCGAAGGAAGAACTGGATGATGATAGTGTGGGAAGACAAGAAACAGATGGGCCCGACAGCGCCATGAGTGTGTCACGCAGTACATCTAAAAGGGACCCGGAATCGTTGTCATCCGAAGAAGCTGCGCCGGAGCCTGACTTCCGAGACGCCACC GCCGTTGCGCAACCCGAAGATGATCGTGACCTGGCAGCTCTCAATTTTGGGAAGCCTGTCACGAGTCTTTCTCGTACTCGCACTTctgcgagcgacggcgacggcgccaagTCCCGGATGCTTACCTCCGATATGACATCGAATCAAGCAGCGGATTGGATGACTGATGAAGCGCATGAGGACGGTGATATGAGTGAAGTTTCTCGTTTGAAGAGCAAATGGCTGCATGAAGCCACCGATAAGGCCAGGCGCATGCTCTCCACCGCCTCAACTGTATCAGGGGGAGGCGCATCGAACCCTGCCCTTTGCCTGATGGTTCCCGATGCTCCGCATAGTCCGGAAATGGACACGGGAGCATTTTGTTCACCTGCTCTCTCTTCTAGCGCAGGACATGTTGGTTCGCCGACTTTCTTCCGCCACAAGGTCCTGCGTCCGACCCCCGATGTCGAAGAAGCCCCGGAATTTGACCTCGGGCTGTTCATGGTGCGGACTGCGGCGTTGTCGAAGCACGCGGACGACGTCGTTCCGTGTCTTGCTGATGAAGAG CTAATGGAGTTCTCCGTGGTTCCCCGCAAATACAtctcgccgccagccgcggagaggcccgCCCAGAGCCTTCAAGAGAGATTTTTGCATATGAAACTCCTCGCACACATACCGAAA GTCGACGGGACGTACCAAGTCGGTCTCGATATGAAAGAGGCCAGCTGGTACATGCCAAAGCACCCTGAGACAGGGATGGTGAAGTCTAGCTCGAAGGAAGCTGCTATGAAAAAACTCCTCGAGCAGCAAGATAAGTGGAACCCTTTCTCCGTGTTCGGCTCATCGCTGCCTTGCGTGGAACTCGATGACGTGTTTGATTATGAG GTGTATAGTACAACTgctccttcggcgcgcgTATCTCACcctctcttccgccgcctggcACAGTTTTATGAATTTAAAGACCTGTGGAAAACCGTGACGCCGGCAGAATGGGACAAGGTTCGATCGTCGTTCAAGACACACTGGAAAAAGCAGTACAAGTTGGATTTGGACTGGCGGAACGACCCGGTCACAGTGGACGAGTTTATGTGGATGCTCGAGGCGAACGGGCAG ACGGAAGACAAGACCGAGACGGTATTCAATGCGGAAGTGTGCTTTTGCGTAACTCCTAATCCTAGTGAAAATTTCGCCTGGAACGACCCTCGCTGTCATAAATACCAG GTGCCAAGACCCTCTATGAGCCACCTTTTGCACGAGCGTCTTAACGACGAAAACGTGGCACCCAATGCCCAAGAAGCGACGACATCGGCGCTGCAACAGGCATGTGAGGTGAAGCGGCGAAGCGTGGACGCCGCAAATCTGCGACGTCTGTCGGTGGGTCCTTTCGAGTCTGGGAGCTCGCGACGTTTGTCGGTGACCGGTGCCTTCAGTCCCAACTGCACGAAGTCTCGGAAAGATGTCCTTCCGTGGCATCATCCTTCAAAGCAGGCACTGTTCCCGACTCATTGA